One stretch of Sinomonas terrae DNA includes these proteins:
- the uxaC gene encoding glucuronate isomerase, with amino-acid sequence MTESLASHPDRLFPADPGTRQIARELYADVEHFPILSPHGHVPAEWIADDVPFTDPTALLVTPDHYVTRLIHTAGVPLGELGVGAGETLGEDLSRTGWRRFAESWPLFDGTASGYWLRSEFEQVFGLPAEMVETFCPGNADAVYDAIAAKLAEPDFRPRRLFEDFNIEVLATTDDPLDSLEAHERLAKDESFRGRVVPTFRPDAYINIAHPEWAERIERLTAEASGGVAGFAGYLRALENRRRYFVDHGAVSADHGVRTPLTLRLEPSEAEALFEKARRGEADAADRDAFEAHMMWEMARMSVEDGIVMTIHPGSFRNHHGPTFAEFGGDTGHDIPFAVNYTQGVHALLQDFGTAKDFHLVLFTLDETVFSRELAPLAGFYPSVYIGSPWWFLDAPDAMLRFRSAVTETAGFSRSSGFIDDTRAYCSIPARHDTSRRIEASFLARLVAEHRITEARAHELIVDIVDRAPRRVFKL; translated from the coding sequence ATGACTGAATCCCTTGCCTCTCACCCGGACCGGCTCTTCCCAGCCGATCCGGGGACGCGCCAGATCGCGCGCGAGCTGTATGCCGACGTCGAGCACTTCCCGATCCTGTCCCCCCACGGGCACGTCCCGGCGGAGTGGATCGCGGACGATGTCCCGTTCACGGACCCGACCGCCCTCCTCGTCACGCCCGACCACTACGTCACCCGCCTCATCCATACCGCGGGCGTGCCGCTGGGCGAACTCGGGGTGGGCGCGGGCGAGACGCTCGGAGAGGATCTCTCCCGCACGGGCTGGCGCCGCTTCGCCGAGTCGTGGCCGCTCTTCGACGGGACGGCGTCCGGGTACTGGCTGCGCAGCGAGTTCGAGCAGGTCTTCGGACTGCCGGCCGAGATGGTGGAGACGTTCTGTCCCGGCAACGCGGACGCGGTCTATGACGCGATAGCCGCGAAGTTGGCCGAGCCTGACTTCCGCCCGAGGAGGCTGTTCGAGGATTTCAACATCGAGGTCCTGGCCACGACCGATGATCCTCTGGACTCCCTCGAGGCGCACGAGCGGCTCGCGAAGGACGAGTCGTTCCGAGGCCGCGTGGTGCCGACGTTCCGGCCGGACGCGTACATCAACATCGCCCATCCGGAGTGGGCCGAGCGCATCGAGCGGCTCACGGCCGAGGCATCTGGCGGGGTCGCGGGGTTCGCAGGCTACCTGAGGGCCCTCGAAAACCGACGGCGGTACTTCGTCGATCATGGCGCGGTCTCGGCCGACCACGGCGTCCGCACCCCGCTCACCCTCAGGCTCGAGCCGTCCGAGGCCGAGGCCCTGTTCGAGAAGGCCCGCCGTGGCGAGGCGGACGCGGCGGACCGCGACGCGTTCGAGGCCCACATGATGTGGGAGATGGCGCGGATGTCGGTCGAGGACGGGATCGTCATGACGATTCACCCGGGCTCGTTCCGCAACCACCATGGCCCCACCTTCGCCGAGTTCGGCGGGGACACCGGACACGACATCCCGTTCGCGGTGAACTACACGCAAGGCGTCCACGCGCTCCTGCAGGACTTCGGCACCGCGAAGGACTTCCACCTCGTGCTGTTCACTCTGGACGAGACCGTGTTCTCGCGCGAGCTGGCCCCCCTGGCCGGTTTCTACCCGTCGGTGTACATCGGCTCTCCGTGGTGGTTCCTCGACGCGCCGGACGCGATGCTGCGCTTCCGCTCGGCCGTGACCGAGACGGCCGGGTTCTCCCGGTCCTCGGGCTTCATCGACGACACCCGCGCGTACTGCTCGATCCCCGCTCGGCATGACACTTCGCGTCGGATCGAAGCCTCGTTCCTCGCTAGGCTGGTCGCGGAGCACCGCATCACCGAGGCGCGTGCGCACGAGCTCATTGTCGACATCGTCGACCGCGCTCCCCGGCGCGTCTTCAAGCTCTAG
- a CDS encoding sugar phosphate isomerase/epimerase family protein produces MTVEWALSGFGDEIDDDPRVQAAVMRALGASHIEVRGAWGTNIIELSEEQLAELKRVFDEAGLKASAIASPIGKVDVGLPVEHEVERLDRALRAAEVLGAPYIRIFSFYYEGKAPEEVRDAVVERMTALARRAEGTGVTLVHENEKDIFGDIPERVLDIVESVDSPALKLAWDPANFVQVGVKPFSEAYERLRPHVVYLQVKDALFETRQVVPAGEGDGEVLRTVEALRDSGYEGFASLEPHLAYAYETGGFSGPYSFGVAARAFAKVLEEAGVGVA; encoded by the coding sequence ATGACTGTCGAATGGGCGCTGTCCGGCTTCGGGGACGAGATCGACGACGACCCGCGGGTCCAAGCCGCCGTCATGCGCGCGCTCGGGGCGAGCCACATCGAGGTCCGGGGTGCGTGGGGCACGAACATCATCGAGCTCTCGGAGGAGCAGCTCGCCGAGCTCAAGAGGGTGTTCGACGAGGCTGGGCTCAAGGCTTCGGCGATCGCCTCGCCGATCGGGAAGGTAGACGTCGGCCTTCCGGTCGAGCACGAGGTCGAGCGACTGGACCGGGCCCTCCGAGCGGCCGAGGTCCTCGGCGCCCCCTACATCCGCATCTTCTCCTTCTATTACGAGGGCAAGGCGCCCGAGGAGGTGCGGGACGCCGTCGTCGAACGCATGACGGCGCTGGCCCGCCGCGCGGAGGGAACCGGTGTCACGCTTGTGCACGAAAACGAGAAGGACATCTTCGGCGACATCCCCGAGCGCGTCCTCGACATCGTCGAGTCCGTCGATTCCCCCGCGCTCAAGCTCGCGTGGGATCCGGCGAACTTCGTCCAGGTCGGCGTCAAGCCGTTCTCGGAAGCCTACGAGCGCCTCCGCCCCCACGTCGTGTACCTCCAGGTCAAGGACGCGCTCTTCGAGACCCGGCAGGTGGTCCCGGCAGGCGAGGGCGACGGCGAGGTGCTCCGGACCGTCGAAGCCCTCCGCGACAGCGGGTACGAGGGCTTCGCGTCCCTCGAGCCTCACCTCGCGTACGCGTACGAGACCGGGGGCTTCAGCGGCCCCTACTCGTTCGGCGTCGCGGCGCGCGCCTTCGCCAAGGTCCTCGAAGAAGCGGGCGTCGGGGTCGCCTGA
- a CDS encoding carbohydrate ABC transporter permease encodes MTTTAVSTAPGVAVVDRPGSRQQSQVTRLLPNWLIVVVIGVLALFVLAPVVYIVLASLNSDISVARGDFWPAVFTPDNYANIWTNVGLANGLMNSILVAGSTAIVSAALSIGTAYVLVRYQFFGRLTIMRGLLALQSVPGTLLVLPVFVLFSSSATYLGLQVIGTRWGLFITYLTFALPFSTWVMVTYLRGLPKELEEAARIDGATSLGILTKIILPLSWPGIIVSGIFAFLLGWNDVLFASVMTNPESQTAAVALQIFATSTEGGAIPYYGQMMASALVCAAPVVFLYLFFQKYLVGGLTAGGVK; translated from the coding sequence GTGACTACCACCGCTGTCTCGACCGCGCCCGGGGTCGCCGTCGTCGACCGTCCCGGCTCGCGCCAGCAATCCCAGGTGACGCGGCTCCTGCCCAACTGGCTGATCGTCGTCGTCATCGGCGTCCTGGCCCTGTTCGTGCTCGCCCCGGTGGTCTACATCGTCCTCGCGAGCCTCAACTCGGACATCTCGGTGGCGCGCGGAGACTTCTGGCCCGCCGTTTTCACGCCGGACAACTACGCGAACATCTGGACCAACGTGGGGCTCGCCAACGGCCTCATGAACTCGATCCTCGTCGCCGGTTCGACGGCCATCGTCTCGGCGGCGCTGTCGATCGGGACGGCGTACGTGCTCGTGCGGTACCAGTTCTTCGGACGGCTCACGATCATGCGCGGCCTCCTGGCGCTGCAGTCGGTGCCCGGTACGCTCCTCGTGCTGCCGGTGTTCGTGCTGTTCTCCTCCTCGGCGACGTATCTGGGGCTCCAGGTCATCGGCACCCGATGGGGCCTCTTCATCACGTACCTGACGTTCGCGCTGCCGTTCTCGACGTGGGTCATGGTCACCTACCTGCGCGGCCTGCCGAAGGAGCTCGAGGAGGCTGCCCGGATCGACGGGGCAACGAGCCTCGGGATCCTGACGAAGATCATCCTGCCGCTCAGCTGGCCCGGCATCATCGTCTCCGGCATCTTCGCGTTCCTGCTCGGCTGGAACGACGTCCTGTTCGCGTCCGTCATGACGAATCCGGAGAGCCAGACGGCGGCCGTCGCGCTGCAGATCTTCGCGACGAGCACCGAGGGCGGCGCCATCCCGTACTACGGCCAGATGATGGCGTCCGCGCTCGTGTGCGCCGCGCCGGTCGTGTTCCTGTACCTGTTCTTCCAGAAGTACCTAGTGGGCGGCCTGACCGCCGGAGGAGTGAAATGA
- a CDS encoding carbohydrate ABC transporter permease: MTTSNSASGTRPAARAARRASGPAPAVGPDSTSEESPTRSVPAIAEGFETPAGNRRRGPSERNRPLWMLVPGGVLMIIVIIVPLLLGIYMSLLDLDQYTLRQWIEAPFIGIANYIEAVSQTNLFHGVWLSVSYSFIATVIAMPIGIAAAVATQNAFKGRAVVRSVFLIPYILPSFVVATVWRTMFQPGGIIDKSFHLLGADPGLFLNGPNTYWTLIFVQIWASWPFIYLLALAGLQAVDHEVHEASALDGALWWTKLRYVIFPYLKGPVSLAFIIGMLNHINNFTLPFVLFGIPAPHDVELLPVLTYVTSFQSFRFGLSAAMAVVSLILIAIPLFIYLRVVKLDEAEQGGRK; the protein is encoded by the coding sequence ATGACAACAAGCAATTCCGCATCCGGAACCCGGCCCGCCGCACGCGCGGCGCGCCGGGCCTCCGGGCCGGCCCCCGCCGTCGGCCCTGACAGCACCTCCGAGGAGAGCCCCACGAGGTCCGTCCCCGCCATCGCCGAGGGCTTCGAGACGCCCGCAGGCAACCGGCGTCGGGGCCCCTCCGAACGCAACCGCCCCCTGTGGATGCTGGTCCCGGGCGGCGTGCTGATGATCATCGTGATCATCGTCCCGCTCCTGCTCGGCATCTACATGTCGCTGCTCGACCTCGACCAGTACACGCTCAGGCAGTGGATCGAGGCCCCGTTCATCGGGATAGCGAACTACATCGAGGCGGTGTCCCAGACCAACCTGTTCCACGGTGTGTGGCTCAGCGTCTCGTACTCGTTCATCGCGACCGTGATCGCGATGCCTATCGGCATTGCCGCGGCTGTCGCCACCCAGAACGCGTTCAAGGGCCGGGCGGTCGTCCGGTCCGTGTTCCTCATCCCGTACATCCTGCCCTCCTTCGTCGTCGCGACCGTATGGCGCACGATGTTCCAGCCGGGCGGCATCATCGACAAGAGCTTCCACCTCCTCGGGGCCGACCCGGGCCTCTTCCTGAACGGTCCGAACACGTACTGGACGCTCATCTTCGTCCAGATCTGGGCATCCTGGCCGTTCATCTACCTGCTCGCGCTTGCCGGCCTCCAAGCCGTCGACCACGAGGTCCACGAGGCGTCCGCCCTCGACGGCGCGCTGTGGTGGACGAAGCTCCGGTACGTGATCTTCCCCTACCTCAAGGGGCCGGTCTCGCTCGCCTTCATCATCGGGATGCTCAACCACATCAACAACTTCACGCTCCCGTTCGTGCTGTTCGGCATCCCCGCGCCGCACGACGTCGAGCTCCTGCCCGTCCTCACCTACGTGACGAGCTTCCAGAGCTTCCGCTTCGGGCTGAGCGCCGCCATGGCGGTCGTCTCGCTCATCCTCATCGCGATCCCGCTCTTCATCTACCTGCGCGTCGTCAAGCTCGACGAGGCCGAACAGGGAGGCCGCAAGTGA
- a CDS encoding ABC transporter substrate-binding protein, with protein sequence MRFGTKARVAAIATAAVFALSACGSGSSSSSSGGAVNGAGKTLDVLVGINTAYPQQQKQWMSDTAAKFKQQTGATLKFETFTSANEELTRIQTSVVSGQGPDVYGLGTTFTPTAYSTGAFKVLNDSDWNKIGGKSRFNQAALGISGPDQSHLIGVPFVSRPFVMAYNKNLLKAAGIDKPATTWDGLVDQAKKMTDPAKGQYGMAIAYKDNFDPWKYIWGMSVQAGNPLVDGKTAKLDDPTVKTAYSTYFGWLTKDKVVNPSSVGWTNSQALADFASGKDAYFLMTSSGSIPTLDKSPLKDQWDYSLMPTVAPGQTSDKAGSNPAASILSGDNLVVATYSKNQDLALAYINLVTSKDEQLNYQKIFGDLPANADALASLDSAPHMAALTQAAKESQATPFTGAWSDIQLDLLNVVVQSIPDLSSGNVSDSALSSRISDAQNKAQQSLNRAK encoded by the coding sequence ATGCGTTTCGGCACCAAGGCCCGAGTGGCCGCGATCGCTACAGCGGCGGTATTCGCCCTGTCGGCATGCGGCAGCGGATCATCCAGCAGTTCGAGCGGCGGGGCGGTCAACGGAGCCGGCAAGACGCTCGACGTGCTCGTCGGCATCAACACCGCCTACCCGCAGCAGCAGAAGCAGTGGATGTCTGACACTGCCGCCAAGTTCAAGCAGCAGACCGGCGCCACCCTGAAGTTCGAGACATTCACCTCGGCCAATGAGGAGCTGACCCGCATCCAGACGTCCGTCGTCTCCGGTCAGGGCCCTGACGTCTACGGACTCGGCACCACCTTCACCCCGACGGCGTACTCCACCGGTGCCTTCAAGGTGCTCAACGACTCCGATTGGAACAAGATCGGCGGGAAGTCTCGCTTCAACCAGGCCGCGCTCGGCATCTCGGGGCCAGACCAAAGCCACCTCATCGGCGTCCCCTTCGTGAGCCGGCCGTTCGTCATGGCCTACAACAAGAACCTCCTCAAGGCTGCCGGCATCGACAAGCCCGCCACGACGTGGGACGGCCTCGTGGACCAGGCAAAGAAGATGACTGACCCAGCGAAGGGCCAGTACGGCATGGCGATTGCCTACAAGGACAACTTCGACCCCTGGAAGTACATCTGGGGCATGTCGGTCCAAGCCGGCAACCCGCTCGTGGACGGCAAGACCGCCAAGCTCGACGATCCCACTGTCAAGACGGCGTACTCGACGTACTTCGGCTGGCTCACCAAGGACAAGGTCGTCAATCCCTCCTCCGTCGGCTGGACCAACAGCCAGGCGTTGGCCGACTTCGCGTCGGGCAAGGACGCCTACTTCCTCATGACGAGCTCGGGCTCGATCCCAACGCTCGACAAGTCTCCCCTCAAGGACCAGTGGGACTACTCCCTCATGCCGACCGTGGCTCCCGGCCAGACGTCGGACAAGGCTGGCTCGAACCCGGCCGCATCCATCCTCTCGGGTGACAACCTCGTCGTCGCGACCTACTCCAAGAACCAGGATCTCGCGCTCGCCTACATCAACCTCGTGACGAGCAAGGACGAGCAGCTCAACTACCAGAAGATCTTCGGCGATCTGCCCGCCAATGCGGACGCCCTCGCGTCACTGGACTCGGCCCCGCATATGGCGGCGCTCACCCAGGCCGCCAAGGAGTCGCAGGCGACGCCGTTCACGGGCGCGTGGAGCGACATCCAGCTCGATCTCCTGAACGTCGTCGTGCAGAGCATTCCGGATCTCTCGTCCGGCAATGTCTCCGACTCTGCCTTGAGCTCCCGTATCAGCGATGCGCAGAACAAGGCCCAGCAGTCCCTCAACCGGGCGAAGTGA
- a CDS encoding LacI family DNA-binding transcriptional regulator gives MTPDPPSSAERMPTIRDIAEMAGVATSTVSRALSNPQRVNARTREKIERIAAELHYVPSTQARGLSSGRTGVIAVLVPDITNPFYFDIIRGTQYQLKASGYTQLLVDTEEATDVELDTLRKLRRSTDGVILAASRLTDQQLTDAASRQALVTINRATAEAPTVLIDTPGAVVQALEHLASFGHRSVVYAGGPTSSWSNHRRWKAIEDAAAKRGMSATRLGPYAPTAFSGAAAADATLGTGVTAVIAFNDLLAIGMLERFRERGVRVPEDISIVGCDDIFGADFCNPPLTTISSPIEQAGRVAVSMLMAQLDPIHGGTPRKLAVMPTHLKVRASTGPARASAGPAR, from the coding sequence ATGACCCCAGACCCGCCCTCTTCAGCCGAGCGGATGCCGACTATCCGCGACATCGCCGAGATGGCCGGCGTCGCCACCTCCACCGTGTCCCGCGCACTCTCGAACCCGCAGCGGGTGAACGCCCGGACGCGCGAGAAGATCGAGCGCATCGCGGCCGAACTCCACTACGTTCCGAGCACTCAGGCCCGCGGGCTCAGCTCGGGGCGCACCGGCGTCATCGCCGTCCTCGTCCCCGACATCACGAACCCCTTCTACTTCGACATCATCCGAGGCACGCAGTACCAGCTGAAGGCCTCGGGCTACACCCAGCTGCTCGTCGACACTGAGGAGGCGACCGACGTCGAACTCGACACCCTCCGCAAGCTGCGCCGCTCCACGGACGGGGTGATCCTCGCGGCGTCGCGCCTCACGGACCAGCAGCTCACGGACGCCGCCTCCCGGCAGGCGCTCGTCACCATCAATCGGGCGACGGCGGAGGCACCGACGGTGCTCATCGACACGCCGGGGGCGGTCGTCCAGGCCCTTGAGCACCTCGCGTCGTTCGGGCACCGATCCGTCGTGTACGCGGGCGGCCCGACGAGCTCGTGGTCCAATCACCGCCGCTGGAAGGCGATCGAGGACGCCGCCGCGAAGCGAGGGATGTCCGCCACCCGTCTGGGCCCCTACGCGCCCACGGCCTTCTCGGGCGCGGCGGCCGCGGATGCGACCCTTGGAACCGGGGTGACGGCGGTCATCGCGTTCAACGATCTCCTCGCCATCGGCATGCTCGAGCGCTTCCGCGAGCGCGGCGTGAGGGTACCGGAGGACATCAGCATCGTGGGGTGCGACGACATCTTCGGCGCAGACTTCTGCAACCCGCCCCTCACGACCATCTCGTCCCCCATCGAACAGGCCGGCCGAGTCGCCGTCTCGATGCTCATGGCCCAGCTCGACCCGATCCACGGGGGCACCCCCCGCAAGCTCGCCGTCATGCCGACTCACCTCAAGGTCCGCGCCTCGACGGGACCGGCGAGGGCCTCAGCCGGCCCGGCCCGCTGA
- a CDS encoding Gfo/Idh/MocA family protein, whose product MSRKVRLGIVGFGNQGSNYARFLTEGKVPNIELVAITDTDPGRRELIAERHPELAIFDDYVTMLESGQVEAVVTTVPHYLHPQMGIQALERGIHVLIEKPAGVYTKQVRELNEFAASKPELTFAIMFNQRTNPLFRRLKEIVASGEIGAIRRTNWIITTWYRPQAYYDQSAWRATWGGEGGGVLVNQAPHNLDLWQWICGVPKSVFAKAAFGFRRDIDVEDEVTVVVDYGDGATGTFTTATHELVGTDRFEITGDKGKIVVTDSETAVVTRYRRSEQEINVSIPTEDIWKMTRDEFDPNEYYTHETVEFDSAWGGQHATVFENFAANILEGTPLIAPGSDGILGVRLANAIHLSAWTGKEVSMEFDEDEFLGLLNKKIAEEGKFPQRG is encoded by the coding sequence ATGAGCAGGAAAGTCCGCCTCGGAATTGTCGGCTTCGGCAACCAGGGCAGCAACTACGCAAGGTTCCTCACCGAGGGCAAGGTCCCGAACATCGAGCTCGTCGCGATCACGGACACGGACCCCGGCCGACGCGAGCTCATTGCCGAGCGGCACCCGGAGCTCGCGATCTTCGACGACTACGTCACGATGCTCGAATCCGGTCAGGTCGAGGCCGTCGTGACCACTGTTCCGCACTATCTGCACCCGCAGATGGGGATTCAGGCCCTCGAGCGAGGCATCCACGTTCTCATCGAGAAGCCTGCGGGCGTCTACACGAAGCAGGTGCGTGAACTCAACGAGTTCGCGGCGTCCAAGCCCGAACTCACGTTCGCCATCATGTTCAACCAGCGCACCAACCCCCTGTTCCGCAGGCTCAAGGAGATCGTCGCCTCGGGCGAGATCGGCGCCATCCGCCGTACGAACTGGATCATCACCACTTGGTACCGGCCGCAGGCGTACTACGACCAGAGCGCGTGGCGGGCAACCTGGGGCGGCGAGGGCGGCGGCGTCCTGGTCAACCAGGCGCCGCACAACCTCGACCTGTGGCAGTGGATCTGCGGCGTGCCGAAGAGCGTGTTCGCGAAGGCCGCTTTCGGGTTCCGGCGCGACATCGACGTCGAGGACGAGGTGACCGTCGTCGTCGACTATGGCGACGGCGCCACGGGCACCTTCACGACAGCGACCCACGAGCTGGTCGGCACAGATCGCTTCGAGATCACGGGCGACAAGGGCAAGATCGTCGTCACCGACTCGGAGACTGCGGTCGTGACCCGCTACCGCCGCTCGGAGCAGGAGATCAACGTGAGCATTCCGACCGAGGACATCTGGAAGATGACTCGGGACGAGTTCGATCCGAACGAGTACTACACGCACGAGACGGTCGAGTTCGACTCCGCGTGGGGTGGCCAGCACGCGACCGTGTTCGAGAACTTCGCGGCCAACATCCTCGAGGGGACCCCGCTTATCGCACCCGGCAGCGACGGCATCCTGGGTGTCCGCCTCGCGAACGCGATCCACCTCTCCGCCTGGACCGGCAAGGAGGTGTCGATGGAGTTCGACGAGGACGAGTTCCTCGGCCTCCTGAACAAGAAGATCGCGGAGGAGGGCAAGTTCCCCCAGCGCGGCTGA
- a CDS encoding sugar phosphate isomerase/epimerase family protein, with translation MARIGVQAMMLKESFAEIGPFETLRKVADIGYRAVEVSQIPMNEENVAELERARGELGVEFAALSAQLEGEKGATPYPLAVDLERAVADCRRLGSQMLRIGMLPMGELRSEATVVDYAKRAEKAAKALEGEGISLYYHNHHVEFAKMGGRHVLDILAAEAPSMGLEIDVHWVQRGGLEPVRTLAKYAGRTAMVHLKDYRIGALSEEGIKAHQSGDHATFQRHFWDTVQFAEVGEGNLDFAAIVPASIDAGARYLLVEQDQLYGRTVFEALQISHDNLVALGFKDLF, from the coding sequence ATGGCCAGAATCGGTGTCCAAGCGATGATGCTCAAGGAGAGCTTCGCAGAGATCGGCCCTTTCGAGACCCTCCGCAAGGTGGCGGACATTGGGTACCGGGCAGTGGAAGTGTCCCAGATTCCGATGAACGAGGAGAACGTCGCGGAGCTCGAACGGGCACGGGGGGAACTCGGCGTCGAATTTGCCGCTCTGTCCGCGCAACTCGAAGGCGAGAAGGGCGCGACGCCGTATCCGCTCGCTGTCGACCTCGAGCGCGCGGTCGCCGACTGCCGGCGGCTCGGGAGCCAGATGCTGCGGATCGGCATGCTGCCCATGGGTGAGCTCCGCAGCGAGGCGACGGTCGTCGATTACGCCAAGCGCGCGGAGAAGGCCGCAAAGGCCCTCGAGGGCGAGGGGATCTCGCTGTACTACCACAACCACCACGTCGAGTTCGCGAAGATGGGCGGACGCCACGTCCTCGACATCCTCGCCGCAGAGGCGCCGAGCATGGGCCTCGAGATCGATGTCCACTGGGTCCAGCGCGGAGGCCTGGAGCCGGTGCGAACCCTCGCCAAGTACGCGGGCCGCACGGCCATGGTGCATCTCAAGGACTACCGCATCGGTGCCCTCTCGGAGGAGGGCATCAAAGCCCACCAGAGCGGTGACCACGCCACGTTCCAGCGGCACTTCTGGGACACCGTTCAGTTTGCCGAGGTCGGTGAGGGCAATCTCGACTTCGCCGCAATCGTCCCAGCCTCGATCGACGCCGGTGCCCGCTACCTGCTCGTCGAACAGGATCAGCTGTACGGCCGCACGGTCTTCGAGGCGCTCCAGATCTCGCACGACAACCTCGTGGCCCTCGGTTTCAAGGACCTCTTCTAG